The DNA window TTTTTAACCCCTTATCTTTATTTTCATCAAAGACTTCCGCAGGTAATGCACCAGCATCATATTCTCCCATTAGTACGCCATACATAACATTTCGATGATTATCTAAAAAATCATAAGCACTTAATTTATCAAGAGTAATTCCTGCTTGACTCAATACATAATAAGGGACTTTTGTCCCTAAATTCGAATTTTTTTCCCCAAATGCAATTTTTTTTCCAACCAATTGATTTAAATTCTGAATTGGGTTTTTTGTTGTGGTAAACAGCACGCTATACAACGCGGGTTGATGATTAATGGTGTAACGGGCAAGTAATGGGACAGTGTGTTGATATTTATCAACCATTTCAATGTATAAGCTACCGCTCATAAAGGCTAAATCGAGTTTATCTTCTCCGACAAGTTGTAAATGGGTGCTGTAGTTACTTGCTGTGATACTAATCGGTATCCCTATTTGTTGCGTCAGGTAGTTCGTTAAAGGTGTGTACTTATTCAGGGCATCCGTTGCGGATAGGTAAGATAAGGGAAAGCCTAGGCTCAAACTTGCTGGTTTATCATCTGCATAGCTGACTGTTGATAAACAAGTATAACTCAATAAAAACAATAAACTATACAGCTTTCGTAGTAGGGTAATGTACATCATAAGCCTCGTTTAAAGACAAAAAGGAATCAGTAAAGCCATGTCTTTTGTTGCTGATGGATATTGCTATTGTGCAGAAAAGTCGTTGTGTATTAAAGAAACCATTGGTTATTTTGTCCGAATTTTTTTAAATCGGTCAAACTATCTTCTAAATGTATAGTTATCATTTGTTTTATTTAACTTTATTTGGTTTAACGTATGGTATTAAAACTGCATGAGTTTTATTTTATAACGATAATAAAGATAAAATTTTTTCAGAAATTAGATGAAATTATGATAAACACGATAAATGGTTGGCTTAGTACAAACTGGGGCGTGCAATGAAACGAGGGTTCTTTTTGCAACAAAAGCTTGCTGTTAAGCAATCAGTTCTTGTTTTGTCCGTTGCAATTCTTTTAGGGTTTATCATCAGTGTGTCGCTGGTCTTTTGGGATTTTATTAATACACGTCAATCTATTGATGATATTGCTCATCAATTGTTAAACGCGATAAAAGGTACTGCCATTCGAGCGTGTTATACGATAGACACCGCGTTAGCGGGAGAAGTTTTAGACGGTTTAATGCAATTTCATGCCATTGAGTATGCAAAATTACAAACAGAGCATGGGGAGATTCTAGCCGAGCGCACTCGTCTCAAAATAGGGCAAGATAGCAATAATTATTTTCTAATGCTCTTGTTTGGCGAGCATATTCCTTTTCATATCCCTTTAAATTATCTGAACCCCCATACACAGAAACAAGAATTCGTCGGTGATTTAACGATTATATTACAAGGGTCTGTTGCGGGGCATAATTTTTGGCATCGTACTTTAGCAGAGCTATCATTTGGAATTTTGAGAAGTTTGTTATTAGCGATTGCCTTATTAATGATATCGCGACAAATGACAACTAAGCCATTAACAAAAATTGTTGATGCGTTAAAACAAATCAATTTAGCCACATTGCCAGAGACAAACGCACAATTAAGCTGTTTTCCCAGTCATCAGCAAGATGAAATTGGCGAGTTAATCCATTCTACGAATGCCTTATTAACAGAAGTTGCTTATCGAGCACAACAATTATTAGCCAGTGAACGACGGTATCGCTTAACCTTAGTGGCAGTTAATGATGGGATTTGGGACTGGGATTTAATTCATAAACAAGTCGTTTGGAATGCCCGTTGTTATGAAATGTTGGGATATTCTACGGATACATTACCTATTAATACTCATCAGTGGCAAAACCTGTTACATCCTGATGATAAAGCTGTCACGCTTGATATTTTGCGTGCAAAAGCGAAAAACGGGGAATCGTTTTGTATTACATTTCGCTTGAAAACCAATGCGGATACATGGTTATGGGTTGAGGGGCGCGGGCAAGTTATTGAATGGCTTGATAAACGAGCAATACGGATGTTAGGAACACTAACAGATATTTCTGCGCGTAAACAAACAGAATTAGCCCTGCGTGAGAGTGAATCATATAACAAAATTTTATTTGCAGGTTCTTATATTCCTTTGATTGTTTTAGACCCTGATACAAAATGTTTTATTGATTGCAATACTGCTGCGGTCAACATTTATGGATTTAAACAGCGTGAAGAGGTATTAGGTAAAACGCCTTTAGATGTCTCTGCACCGTATCAATTAGATGGTTCACCTTCAGCATTAATCGCTTATGCGCATTTAGAACAATGCATTATTAATCAATATCATGTATTTGAATGGCAACATCAGCGTACTAATGGGGAATTGTGGGAAGCTGAAGTACATTTAATGTCTTTTCAACATAACGGACGGCAATTAATTCAATTTAGCTTGCAAGATATTACTCAACGTAAACAAACTGAACTGGCTTTGCGCTTGAGTGAAGCCCGTTATCGCTCCATTGCGAAGAATTTTCCAAATGGCGCGATTTTATTATTTGATCATGAGTTACGTTATGTATTAGCGGATGGCATGGGGTTAGCCGAAACTGGTTTAGACCAGATACAGATGGAGGGGAAAACGTTAAAAGAAGTTGTTTCTTATCAATTGGCTGAAGTATTAGAACCGATTTATCGACGTGTATTAGAAGGGGAATCCATCGTGATGGAAACGCCTTGCAATGAGTTTGTTTATATTGCTTCTTATACACCATTACGTGATGAAGAAGGTCAGATTATTAATGGGATGGTTGTTACCCAAAATATTACCCAACGAAAACAGGCAGAACAGTTATTAGAAGGGATTTTAAATAGCTCCATGAATGGCATCATGGCATTCCAATGTATCAGAAACGACTTGGGAGAAGTTATTGATTTTGAAATTATTTTAGCCAATGAAATGGCAGTTAATTTAGTCACTGCCCGCAAAACAGATTTATTAGGAAAACGCTTTTTAAACATTGTTCCCCATAGTTTAGTAACAGGGATGTTTGCAAACTATGTCGCTGTTGCTGAAACAGGCGCACCGTTAGATAAAGAATGGTTCTTCGGATTTGCACAACAAACACCAGCATGGTATCACCTGATTGCGGTGAAATTAAGTGATGGATTTACAATTACTTTTCAAAATATTAGCACGCGCAAACAAATTGAAATGACCTTACATAAAACCACACGTCAATTAGAAGGGATTTTACGCCATAGTCCCGCGCTGATTGGTGTTTTAAATGCACAAGGTCAATACCTATTAGTTAATAAAGCATTAGAAGATTTATGGCAACTACCAACTTATCGCTTGTTAGAACATACGGTTCAAGAATTAATCAACTCCAATGTTATCAATGAACGCCTTACTCGAGTTGTCAAGGATAAAGAATCATTTACCGTAGAAGATGCATTGCCTATTTCCAATCATGAACGTTATTTTGTTACGACCTTATTTCCGATTGAAATGGAACAAGAATGCTTAATCGGTGCAGTTGCCTTAGACATTACGGAACGGAAATTAGCTGAACAAGCCTTACAACAAGCGAAAGAAACCGCTGAAATTGCAAATCATACAAAAAGTGCTTTTTTAGCAAACATGAGTCATGAACTACGTACCCCGCTGAATGGTATTTTAGGTTATGCACAATTATTAATGCGAGATAATAGCTTAACTGATAATCAAAAGAATTTTGTCCATATCATACAAAAGAGTGGAGAATATTTACTCACTTTAGTCAGTGATGTTTTAGATTTATCCAAGATAGAGGCGGGAAAATTAGAGTTAGTACCCAGTGATTTTTGCTTAACCGATTTTTTAAATGAAATCGTATTGTTATTTTCACAACATTTACAACAAAAAGGGATTAATTTTATTTATCAACAAATTCCACCGCCAAGCTCTTTAGAAAACACCCCCCAGCCCAACATTTTCCCCCTGTTGGTATATGCAGATGAAACTCGACTCCGCCAAGTTTTATTAAATTTATTAAGTAATGCTGCCAAATTTACCTTTAACGGCTACGTCTCTTTTAAAACGGTCTATCACGATAATCATATTCGTTTCGAGGTAGAAGATACGGGCATTGGAATTCCTGCGGATAAAATTGAATCCATTTTTAGACCCTTCGAACAAATTCATAATGCAAAAACCCATAAAATTGAAGGAACAGGCTTAGGATTATCAATCAGCCGTCAACTGGTTGAAATGATGGGCGGACAATTAGAAGTACAAAGTGTGGTTGGTCAAGGCAGTGTATTCTGGTTTGAAATTGCATTAACAGTCAAAGAATATAAACAGTTACACCAACTAACGCCCCTTGTACAACAAGCCATTGGTTATACAGGCAAACGACGCAGTATCCTAATCGTTGATGATGCAAACAGTAATCGTGAACTATTAGTCAGTTTGTTACAGTCTTTAGGTTTTACCACTTTTGAAGCAAATGATGGTCTTGAAGCCTTAGCACGTGTACAAGCACATCACCCTGATATTATCCTGATGGATTTAAAAATGCCTTATTTGGACGGCGTGCACTGCGTCAAGCAACTGCGCCAACAGCCTGAAAGTGCAGGCTTAATTATTATCGGAATTTCAGCGACCGTCTTTACAGAAACACGAGAAGAGTTTATGGCAGCAGGCTGTAACGACTTTTTAGAAAAACCAATCAATATCAATCAACTACTAGAAAAAATTCAATTCTATTGTCAACTTGAGTGGGTTTATGACCCATTACATTCCAATAAAGTGGAATCACATGACTATGATGAAGCCACAATGAATGTTTTACCTATTGCCAGCTTAGACGAATTATGGGCATTAGCGAATATTGGCAAAGTAAAAGGATTTATTGAAACTGCGGAAGACTTAGCAACAAAGTATGTTGAAGCGAATGCCTTTTTAAGACACCTAATGACACTCGCTCGCTGTTTTGAACTAGAACAATTAAAACAATTATTGATAGATGTACGTGAAAAACAGTTATCTGCAAAAAAACTTCCTCAACCTAAAGAAAATCATCAGCAATAATAGGAAGATATAAATATATGCTGTATTTAAGTCGGATTTTATCAGAACACCCCGAATTGCAAGAATTTGAACCACTATTACAACTTATTAAACAAGAAGCACAAATTCAACAAGCGCGTTTCTTTCGTATTGATGTGCAATTAACTTTTCCCCATGTTCCCCCTGACTGGGAAGACCGTTTAGAACAAGCTTTTCTACAACCATGATAGATGCCTAACCTAACCTGAGTTTTGCGAGTTTCTTTTAAAAGGACAACAGCTTGTCTGAATCAGAATTCACAAAATTTTCAGAATTAGCAGAATTAAAAACATAATTTTTTATTCTTTTAATTTTCTTGTCTTTTTAATTCTGAAAATTCTGATTCAGACAATGTTTTAATCTTGTCTGGTGAATCCCGATGAAAAATAGGAGAGTAACCTCTGCCAGTCCTTCAACCCTTTTCGTGTGTTCCAACAGACCTGCTAGGTTTTAAAAACCTAGCAGGTCTCTATTTTATTTTATAAAACTCGCAAAACTCATTATGTAACAACTTCATTTTTGCTCACTTGAAATACAAACGAGACAACGCTAGTGTATATAATACCTAGTGTTACATATTCGAGATATTTCGATGTCTAAACAATACCGTAGTGAAATCATAGCGGCAATTCATGAAACTGCTGAAAACCTTCATGAATCAGGCTTACTTGATAAACAAACAATGCGCAAATTTGATGAACACTGCTTAACCCCCATTGTCCCGCTATGTTCTGAACAAATTCGTCGCATCCGTGAACGTGAAAACGGGAGCCAAACTATTTTTGCGCGTTATATGAATGTTTCAAAAAACACAGTCAGTCAGTGGGAACGTGGTGAAAAGACACCGTCGGGAGCTTCACTTAAATTGCTCTCATTGATAAACAAAAAAGGACTGGTGGCAATTGCTTAATGCGCATATTTAAAAACCATTTTTTTGTTTTTACCATCTCAGTTCGAATTTCGAATTAGGAAAATAAAAAACTTTTAAAGTTAATTAGTTGTACCTTTATTAAAAAACAAATATAATATTTTTCACTTAAATATGTTTTAGCACAAAGAGTTATTTTTACATGACAGATACAAATGATATTCCCAAAAAAAGAAAGTCTATCCCTGCAAAAACTAAAGCTAAATTGCAGAAAGAGATAAAATCTGAATGTCCATTTTGTGGTAATGAAGATGTTGGACATTTCCAAGTTCATCATATAGATGAAAATCCTAGTAATGATGTATTTAGTAATCTACTTCTTATCTGTCCTATTTGCCATTCAAAAATTACCAAGGGAGATATTAACTCTGAAGTAGTTTTGCAGAAAAAAATTAGTCTTTCTCAGGAAAATACGACTAACCAAAACCACACAACTACAAAAGTCAATAATTTTAATGCTCCTATTAATAATGCTGTGGTTGGAGATAATAACGCTGTAAATATCAATACTACAGTTGTAAAAAAAGCGACTAAAAAAGTTGTCAATAAATATCCCGAAGGTTCTATCGGTTCAGATATTCACAAAAAGAATTACATTAGCTACTTAATAACTCGTTATAACGAATATAAAGAGTGGGAGGTAGGTAAAGAAAATATGAGTTATGGTTTTTTTGGTTCAAAATTGAAAGAGCGATTTAAAGTTGGAAAAGATAGTTCAATTTATCATGTTCCGTTAGAACGTTTTGAAGAACTAGCTGATTACATAAAATCCCGTGTTGATAAAACAGTTTTAGCGAAAACAAAAGGTAAAGAACACAAAAATTACTCGAGTTTTTCAGAGTATATCGAACAGACTATTGGTGATAATTACACACAAAATTCATCATAATTTATTGTGTTTTACTCGTTACCAAGCTCTGCTTGGCTTGTACTTGAATGCTTCAATCTTAAGTCTGTTTGTATTCGGCAAGCGGAGCTTGCAGGGCAGGCATTACCAAGCAGAGCTTGGTAACGAGCAAAAAACAGAGACCTGCTAGGTTTTGAAAACCTAGCAGGTCTTTTTTTGTCTGAATCAGGATTTTCAGGATTAAAAAGCGTGATTCCCCTGACTTTTGGGTTTGCGGGTTAAATTCTGTTAATTCTGAAAATCCTGATTCAGACAATGTTGTAATTTTGTCTGGTAAATCTTTATGAAAAACAATAGAATAATCTCTGCCAGTCCTTCAACCCTTTTCATGTGTTCCAACAGACCTGCTAGGTTTTGAAAACCTAGCAGGTTTAATATTCTCACTTTTCTATCAAACTAATTTCTTCCGTTGTTAAATTAAATAACGCATAAACCGCTTGATTTATCTGATTTTCTAATGCCTGAAGCTGTTGATTAAGGATTGTGTGTTTTTCGCGGGATTCTTCTAAATAACTTTCCCAATCATCACGTTGTTTTAAACTGATTTCCGTTTTATACGATTTTTTTAATTCCGCTTGAAAGGCTTGAAAGTCTAATAACCACCATTGTTCTAGTCTCTGGTTGACCTTCTGCACACCTAAATCCGCAAAACGGCGTTGTAATTTAATTTCTAACTGATAACGTTGCTCTGCTAACTGTTGGCATTGCTCGGCAAGTTGTCCAATCTGGGCTTTTTGTTCGTCGGTAGCGGGGGGAATTATAATTTCATCAATATATTGACGAATATAGCGAAAGAAACCACCGCGTATCATTGTACTCATACCCGTGAAAATTAAAGTACAAGCCTTTGAATTTAACCAAGCTAATAAAAAATAATCCTTACAAGGCAACATATACGCTGTATTTGCTAAATAATAATTCTCCTGTGTCAAAAAGAACTTATTTTCACAAGCAATATCCGCCCAGATAATTTTGGGTTTCTCAAATTCTTCATAATAAGCACAAGCTCTTAATTCCCACCAAAATTCCCCTTTATCGGTACGCTTTTGAGCTGATTCTGCAAACGGTTCAAGCCATTGTGCGATAGATATATAATTTTTTTGTAACCATGCCCATGCAGTCACTTCATCAAACTGCCCGCCCATTTTTTCCCGTGTCCAACCTTTGGGTATTAAAATTAACCATAAATCACGTGGTTGTATGTGCCATTTTTTTAAATCTTTACCTTCTAAAAATGGTTTTAACAATTCAGCTGATTTAGCATCTTGTTGAATTAATGAATCTCGTGTTGTGCGGTCAAGTATAAATGCCTCATTTAAACCCGTTAATACACCACGATATAACGAGCTATGTACGGGTTTTTTCAGACTTTGTTGCATCAATTCATCACGTGTCATGCGGTCAACAATAAACGCCTCATTTAAACCCGTTTTAATTCCGTAAAGTGGCGAGCCGTAAACCGTTTTAAGCGTCGGATAACCCTGTGTTAATTTCGCTCGCAACTGATTTAAACGTGCATCTTCAATTTGCCAACTCTCCGCATTTAACTGTGCGTGCGCCATCACGCCATGCTGTTCGGTAAAAACATCGCTTAAATTTTCAGGCAATTTATCCTTTAAAATAAGGGTTTTAATTTGACTTTCAGCCGTTGCAGGCTGATTTTTAAAAATCAAAATAGCAGGATATGTCGTGACCCCTTCAAAAATTTGTAAATCCCCAAAATCAACGACTTTAGTTAAAGTCGCCGTTTTTTGTAAAAACTCGCGTAAGGGTTTCCCTGAACTGGTTTTAAAAAATGTGGATGAGCAAATAAAGCCAAGCATTCCTTGTGGTTTTAAGAGCTTAAAGCCTAACTCGAAAAAGTACGCATATAAATCAACGACTCCATGATAAACCTGATATTTTTCTTGAAAATAGGGTTTTAAATCACTGAGAAATTCTTGTCGAACATAAGGCGGATTGCCTAAAACAACATCAAAACCGCCATTCTCGATAATTTTGGCAAAATGCTGTTGCCAATAAAAACTTGAATTGGGTGCGGGTTCATGAAAGCCTAAACTGTTACCAACTTGTAACTGTTGGTTAATCAGGGCGAGTTTTTTATCTTTTTTCGCGGTTTTCAACCATAACGATAATTTACTGATTTCTATCGATTCAGGATTTAAATCAACGCCGTTTAAGTTGTTTTGTAAAATTTCTTTGTCTAAATCGAATAAATCACTAATTGGACTATTCGTTAATTCGCTAACTTTTTGATTAATCCGTGTATATTCAGCGTGTAAAAAATCAAATGCGGCAATGAGAAACGCGCCAGAACCACAAGCGGGGTCGACGATTTTGATATTTTTTAAAACAGTTTGCCACGCATACCAAAATTTTAATTCTATTTGTTTGCCTTTCCGCCACTCAATTACACCATCCGCTTGTAATGTGCCGAATTCGGCTAAACAGCTTAAAAAACAGCTTTGTAAATAATCGCCTAAGGTTTGTTCGACAATAAATGCGGTGATGTGGTCGGGTGTGTAAACAATGCCGTGTTGTTTGCGCTTACCACTGACAGCATGGGCTTTTTTAGCAATATTAAACGCTTCACCGCTGACAATTTGCTGATGTATTTCTTCAAGGTCAGTTATCGATTGTTCAAAGATATGCCCTAAAATTGTGACAGGAATTTCAAAATTAAAATCATATTTCGCAAGTTCACAAAATTGTTGACATAAATTATCTGAAACTTGCAATTTATCGATAAGTTTATCGTTCGCAAATAATCCGCCGTTGTAGGCGAAAATTTTTAATTCGTCGTTACCTTTATTGATGGCATTAAATAAGCCTTTGAAATTATCAAAAATAGGACGTTTATTATAAATATCTTTATATTTATAGGCTTGTTCTAAGCTATTTGCAGGTAAAAGGGCGTTATCTTCGGCAAAGGCAATAAATAGAATGCGGTCGAGCAGTTTTTGCGCGGGAGCGATTAGTTCAAGCGGTGAATAATTAGGGTTATCTTCAATCAGTTGCGCCAGTAAATTTTCACGTAAGCCACGATAATCATTATAAAGTTGAGCAGTGATGTCTTTGTCTGCTTGGCGACTTTGTTCGAGTAAAGCGTATGTTTTGCCTGTGAGTAAATTAGAGGCATGTAGGCAGAGGATAAAGCGCGAATATTCAGCAGGTTCAGTGAGTTTTGCTAAATCAAAATGTTCATAAACAAGGGAAGTTTCACCGACGGCATACAGGCGGATTTCTAAATAATTGGAGACGAGAACCCATTGACAGCCTCGTGCATTGCGGGCGTAGTTCCATGCTTGTTGGACGGGGGAAATATGTCGCCCGCTCATGATGGCATCTAAATTTTTAGTTTTCGCGCCTTTTAGTTCAAAAACGGCTTGTAGTTGGTCATTTTTTTTGTCGGGGCTAAA is part of the Beggiatoa alba B18LD genome and encodes:
- a CDS encoding PhnD/SsuA/transferrin family substrate-binding protein codes for the protein MMYITLLRKLYSLLFLLSYTCLSTVSYADDKPASLSLGFPLSYLSATDALNKYTPLTNYLTQQIGIPISITASNYSTHLQLVGEDKLDLAFMSGSLYIEMVDKYQHTVPLLARYTINHQPALYSVLFTTTKNPIQNLNQLVGKKIAFGEKNSNLGTKVPYYVLSQAGITLDKLSAYDFLDNHRNVMYGVLMGEYDAGALPAEVFDENKDKGLKILAMSPAVSSHLLVSRRDLDIRLIQQLQQALYTLNQLPEGQKILNAIGKNITGFVPATDSDYDSLREILQQAKALDAR
- a CDS encoding PAS domain S-box protein, with product MKRGFFLQQKLAVKQSVLVLSVAILLGFIISVSLVFWDFINTRQSIDDIAHQLLNAIKGTAIRACYTIDTALAGEVLDGLMQFHAIEYAKLQTEHGEILAERTRLKIGQDSNNYFLMLLFGEHIPFHIPLNYLNPHTQKQEFVGDLTIILQGSVAGHNFWHRTLAELSFGILRSLLLAIALLMISRQMTTKPLTKIVDALKQINLATLPETNAQLSCFPSHQQDEIGELIHSTNALLTEVAYRAQQLLASERRYRLTLVAVNDGIWDWDLIHKQVVWNARCYEMLGYSTDTLPINTHQWQNLLHPDDKAVTLDILRAKAKNGESFCITFRLKTNADTWLWVEGRGQVIEWLDKRAIRMLGTLTDISARKQTELALRESESYNKILFAGSYIPLIVLDPDTKCFIDCNTAAVNIYGFKQREEVLGKTPLDVSAPYQLDGSPSALIAYAHLEQCIINQYHVFEWQHQRTNGELWEAEVHLMSFQHNGRQLIQFSLQDITQRKQTELALRLSEARYRSIAKNFPNGAILLFDHELRYVLADGMGLAETGLDQIQMEGKTLKEVVSYQLAEVLEPIYRRVLEGESIVMETPCNEFVYIASYTPLRDEEGQIINGMVVTQNITQRKQAEQLLEGILNSSMNGIMAFQCIRNDLGEVIDFEIILANEMAVNLVTARKTDLLGKRFLNIVPHSLVTGMFANYVAVAETGAPLDKEWFFGFAQQTPAWYHLIAVKLSDGFTITFQNISTRKQIEMTLHKTTRQLEGILRHSPALIGVLNAQGQYLLVNKALEDLWQLPTYRLLEHTVQELINSNVINERLTRVVKDKESFTVEDALPISNHERYFVTTLFPIEMEQECLIGAVALDITERKLAEQALQQAKETAEIANHTKSAFLANMSHELRTPLNGILGYAQLLMRDNSLTDNQKNFVHIIQKSGEYLLTLVSDVLDLSKIEAGKLELVPSDFCLTDFLNEIVLLFSQHLQQKGINFIYQQIPPPSSLENTPQPNIFPLLVYADETRLRQVLLNLLSNAAKFTFNGYVSFKTVYHDNHIRFEVEDTGIGIPADKIESIFRPFEQIHNAKTHKIEGTGLGLSISRQLVEMMGGQLEVQSVVGQGSVFWFEIALTVKEYKQLHQLTPLVQQAIGYTGKRRSILIVDDANSNRELLVSLLQSLGFTTFEANDGLEALARVQAHHPDIILMDLKMPYLDGVHCVKQLRQQPESAGLIIIGISATVFTETREEFMAAGCNDFLEKPININQLLEKIQFYCQLEWVYDPLHSNKVESHDYDEATMNVLPIASLDELWALANIGKVKGFIETAEDLATKYVEANAFLRHLMTLARCFELEQLKQLLIDVREKQLSAKKLPQPKENHQQ
- a CDS encoding helix-turn-helix domain-containing protein; its protein translation is MSKQYRSEIIAAIHETAENLHESGLLDKQTMRKFDEHCLTPIVPLCSEQIRRIRERENGSQTIFARYMNVSKNTVSQWERGEKTPSGASLKLLSLINKKGLVAIA
- a CDS encoding HNH endonuclease signature motif containing protein, which gives rise to MTDTNDIPKKRKSIPAKTKAKLQKEIKSECPFCGNEDVGHFQVHHIDENPSNDVFSNLLLICPICHSKITKGDINSEVVLQKKISLSQENTTNQNHTTTKVNNFNAPINNAVVGDNNAVNINTTVVKKATKKVVNKYPEGSIGSDIHKKNYISYLITRYNEYKEWEVGKENMSYGFFGSKLKERFKVGKDSSIYHVPLERFEELADYIKSRVDKTVLAKTKGKEHKNYSSFSEYIEQTIGDNYTQNSS
- a CDS encoding Eco57I restriction-modification methylase domain-containing protein, producing MSLFRKKVIDKNLTIQTIPAEHYEKLNNWQTLIETKALEKETEISLQGIFMQNIMVDVLGYVPFGQAKTFNIMREYPIARGKVDLALGTFSPDKKNDQLQAVFELKGAKTKNLDAIMSGRHISPVQQAWNYARNARGCQWVLVSNYLEIRLYAVGETSLVYEHFDLAKLTEPAEYSRFILCLHASNLLTGKTYALLEQSRQADKDITAQLYNDYRGLRENLLAQLIEDNPNYSPLELIAPAQKLLDRILFIAFAEDNALLPANSLEQAYKYKDIYNKRPIFDNFKGLFNAINKGNDELKIFAYNGGLFANDKLIDKLQVSDNLCQQFCELAKYDFNFEIPVTILGHIFEQSITDLEEIHQQIVSGEAFNIAKKAHAVSGKRKQHGIVYTPDHITAFIVEQTLGDYLQSCFLSCLAEFGTLQADGVIEWRKGKQIELKFWYAWQTVLKNIKIVDPACGSGAFLIAAFDFLHAEYTRINQKVSELTNSPISDLFDLDKEILQNNLNGVDLNPESIEISKLSLWLKTAKKDKKLALINQQLQVGNSLGFHEPAPNSSFYWQQHFAKIIENGGFDVVLGNPPYVRQEFLSDLKPYFQEKYQVYHGVVDLYAYFFELGFKLLKPQGMLGFICSSTFFKTSSGKPLREFLQKTATLTKVVDFGDLQIFEGVTTYPAILIFKNQPATAESQIKTLILKDKLPENLSDVFTEQHGVMAHAQLNAESWQIEDARLNQLRAKLTQGYPTLKTVYGSPLYGIKTGLNEAFIVDRMTRDELMQQSLKKPVHSSLYRGVLTGLNEAFILDRTTRDSLIQQDAKSAELLKPFLEGKDLKKWHIQPRDLWLILIPKGWTREKMGGQFDEVTAWAWLQKNYISIAQWLEPFAESAQKRTDKGEFWWELRACAYYEEFEKPKIIWADIACENKFFLTQENYYLANTAYMLPCKDYFLLAWLNSKACTLIFTGMSTMIRGGFFRYIRQYIDEIIIPPATDEQKAQIGQLAEQCQQLAEQRYQLEIKLQRRFADLGVQKVNQRLEQWWLLDFQAFQAELKKSYKTEISLKQRDDWESYLEESREKHTILNQQLQALENQINQAVYALFNLTTEEISLIEK